A window from Methanobrevibacter sp. V74 encodes these proteins:
- the moaA gene encoding GTP 3',8-cyclase MoaA: protein MLENVVLDKYERPIISLRITITNRCNVNCLYCHHDGMVRSRDEMTADELYTICKVAKKIGVRKIRLSGGEPLLKKDIVRIVEKIASLDFEDISMTTNGILLERYAEDLKEAGLDRVNVSLDTLDKDTYEFITKKDYLEDAKKGILKAVEVGLYPVKINMVIMKDINQNEIKEMFKFCKKNNIVLQLIELIESENCDEDKFSKEYHYNLDSIENEIADIADDMYERKFMQGRKKYYINGGEIEVVKPVDNAKFCSKCSRLRITPDGKIKPCLLRNDNLVELISHVRNGESEEQIEEIFIKGINQREPFNL from the coding sequence ATGCTTGAAAATGTAGTTTTAGACAAATATGAAAGACCCATTATTTCACTAAGAATCACAATAACAAACAGGTGCAATGTGAATTGTTTATATTGCCATCATGATGGAATGGTTCGCTCAAGAGATGAAATGACTGCTGATGAGTTATACACAATTTGCAAAGTCGCTAAAAAAATCGGTGTTCGCAAAATCAGACTTTCAGGCGGTGAACCATTACTTAAAAAAGATATTGTGAGAATCGTTGAAAAAATAGCTAGTCTTGACTTTGAAGACATATCAATGACAACAAACGGCATACTTTTAGAGAGATATGCTGAAGATTTAAAAGAGGCAGGTCTTGATCGTGTTAATGTCAGCCTTGATACACTAGACAAAGATACATACGAGTTTATTACTAAAAAAGATTACCTTGAAGATGCTAAAAAAGGAATTTTAAAAGCCGTTGAAGTTGGATTGTATCCTGTTAAAATCAATATGGTTATTATGAAAGACATTAACCAAAATGAAATCAAAGAAATGTTTAAATTCTGTAAAAAAAACAATATTGTTCTTCAACTTATTGAATTGATTGAAAGTGAAAACTGTGATGAAGACAAATTCAGCAAAGAATATCACTATAATTTGGACAGCATTGAAAATGAGATAGCGGATATAGCTGATGATATGTATGAACGTAAATTTATGCAAGGACGTAAAAAGTATTACATTAACGGGGGCGAAATTGAGGTAGTTAAACCTGTTGATAATGCCAAATTCTGTTCAAAATGCTCTAGATTAAGAATAACTCCAGACGGTAAAATCAAACCATGCTTGCTTAGAAATGATAATCTTGTTGAGCTTATTTCACATGTTAGAAATGGTGAAAGTGAAGAACAAATAGAAGAAATTTTCATTAAAGGAATTAATCAACGTGAACCCTTTAATTTATAA
- a CDS encoding Coenzyme F420 hydrogenase/dehydrogenase, beta subunit C-terminal domain yields the protein MSAKMNDMYYAYSAIEDIKQKGEYGGVVTTIMKYLLEEGIVDGIVAVTEGHDLYDGVPTLITDPAEVIKTAGSIHCGTLNIAKFVSKYLDGARDMKLAVACKPCDAMTIRELMKKGKIIEDNIIMIGVNCGGTMSPVPTMNMIRDVYELDPKDVIKEEISKGKLIMETADGEKGIAIGDLEEQGMGRRENCQRCNLKIPSNADLALGNWGVIGPLVGKATFVEVFSDKGADVLGKVIDAGLITTEEPLEKGIKIRENINNFMLKESLEKKEVDYAGTTGDIIDVFYQYEDEFSKCMKCYGCREACPLCYCDDCCLETEGPEWVPGGYTPAAPFFHLTRLVHMVDACTNCGQCSEVCPCEIPVAKVWSTVNNKVKDIYGYVSGMGSDDPLPFTDHVSKAKWL from the coding sequence ATGAGCGCAAAAATGAATGATATGTACTACGCATACTCTGCTATTGAAGATATCAAACAAAAAGGGGAGTACGGTGGAGTTGTAACCACTATCATGAAATATTTATTGGAAGAAGGCATTGTTGATGGTATTGTAGCGGTTACTGAAGGGCACGATCTCTATGATGGTGTACCTACCCTTATTACTGATCCTGCTGAAGTTATTAAAACTGCGGGTTCAATTCACTGCGGTACTTTAAACATTGCTAAATTCGTATCTAAATATTTGGATGGTGCAAGGGACATGAAACTTGCAGTTGCATGTAAACCTTGTGATGCAATGACCATTCGCGAATTAATGAAAAAAGGCAAAATCATCGAAGACAACATAATCATGATTGGTGTTAACTGTGGTGGAACTATGTCACCTGTTCCAACAATGAACATGATTAGGGATGTTTATGAACTCGATCCAAAAGATGTTATCAAAGAAGAAATTTCCAAAGGTAAACTTATTATGGAAACCGCTGATGGTGAAAAAGGAATTGCAATCGGTGATTTAGAAGAACAAGGTATGGGAAGAAGAGAAAACTGTCAAAGATGTAATCTTAAAATTCCATCCAACGCTGACTTAGCTTTAGGTAACTGGGGAGTTATTGGACCGTTAGTTGGAAAAGCTACTTTTGTAGAAGTCTTTTCCGATAAAGGTGCAGATGTATTAGGTAAAGTTATTGATGCTGGTTTAATTACCACTGAAGAACCACTTGAAAAAGGTATCAAAATCAGAGAAAACATCAACAATTTCATGCTTAAAGAATCCTTAGAGAAAAAAGAAGTTGATTACGCAGGTACTACTGGAGATATTATTGATGTATTTTATCAATATGAAGATGAGTTCTCTAAATGTATGAAATGTTATGGTTGTCGTGAAGCATGTCCATTATGTTACTGTGACGACTGTTGTCTTGAAACTGAAGGTCCTGAATGGGTGCCTGGTGGATATACTCCTGCTGCTCCATTTTTCCACTTAACACGTTTGGTACACATGGTTGATGCATGTACTAACTGCGGTCAATGTTCTGAAGTTTGCCCATGTGAAATTCCAGTTGCTAAAGTATGGAGTACTGTAAACAACAAAGTTAAAGACATCTACGGATATGTCTCAGGTATGGGTAGTGATGACCCACTTCCATTTACCGATCATGTATCCAAAGCTAAATGGTTATAA
- the fdhF gene encoding formate dehydrogenase subunit alpha codes for MVEIKYVPTICPYCGTGCGLNFVVKDGKIVGVEPLKRHPVNEGKVCPKGNFGYQFINREDRLTTPLIKENGEFREASWDEALDLVAKKLKEVSDEDPNKVGFYACARSPNENIYITQKLARVACGTQNVDHCARICHGPTVAGLANTFGSGAMTNGFDSIKEADYIFCIGSNNMEAHPLFGRKLIQAKQNGAKLVVLDPRFTPTAKIADEYVQFETGTDVALMNAMIKVIIDNDLQDDEFIANRTKGFEEMKETVQKYTLDMASEITGIKPEVIEHLAIEYASADKAAIVYSLGITEHSHGADNVMSTANLAMLTGNIGKQGTGVNPLRGQNNVQGACDMGALPSDYVGYRKVKDPETTAWFNEYYSGEGYEVNLPSTPGLTLVEMMNAAHAGDLKVLYIHGEDPVLSDADIAHTKEALANLEMLIVQECFLTDTAQCADVVLPAAGWGEQEGTFTSGERRVQCLHKAQEPPEGAWLDWKIMEEVAVRMGVPRSLFHYETSEDIFNEIRECAPIMAGMNRERLDTPEALHWPCPSEDDPCQPLMHKEKFAHPDGLGIFQALEHVGPVETVDEEYPLLLTTTRVLFHYHAAMTRRCETLSNEVKTGFIEINTKDAEARGILNNEVVRAFSRRGEIAIPARVTDDIREGIVNIPMHFAECAANVLTNSDSFDPKSKMVELKACAIQVEKFDEKFEIKNELYKEGTDTTTKAENISTTTVQVGK; via the coding sequence ATGGTTGAGATTAAATATGTACCAACTATCTGTCCATACTGCGGTACAGGTTGTGGACTTAACTTCGTTGTAAAGGATGGTAAGATTGTTGGTGTAGAACCTTTAAAAAGACACCCTGTAAATGAGGGTAAAGTATGTCCAAAAGGAAACTTTGGATACCAATTTATTAATAGGGAAGACAGATTAACTACTCCATTAATAAAAGAAAATGGTGAATTTAGAGAAGCTTCTTGGGATGAAGCATTGGATTTAGTTGCTAAAAAGCTCAAAGAAGTGTCTGATGAAGATCCTAATAAAGTAGGATTCTATGCATGTGCTCGTTCACCAAACGAGAATATTTATATTACTCAAAAATTAGCAAGAGTAGCTTGTGGTACTCAAAATGTAGATCATTGTGCACGTATTTGTCACGGACCTACTGTTGCAGGTTTAGCTAACACTTTTGGATCAGGGGCTATGACTAATGGATTCGACAGTATTAAAGAGGCTGACTACATTTTCTGTATTGGTTCAAACAACATGGAAGCACACCCATTATTTGGACGTAAATTGATTCAAGCTAAACAAAATGGTGCTAAGTTAGTTGTATTGGATCCAAGATTCACTCCTACTGCAAAAATAGCAGATGAATATGTTCAATTCGAAACAGGTACTGATGTTGCATTAATGAATGCCATGATTAAAGTCATAATTGACAATGACTTGCAAGATGATGAGTTTATCGCTAACAGGACAAAAGGTTTCGAAGAAATGAAAGAAACAGTGCAAAAATACACTTTAGACATGGCTTCTGAAATCACTGGAATCAAACCTGAAGTAATTGAGCACTTGGCTATTGAATATGCATCTGCTGACAAAGCAGCTATTGTATACTCATTAGGTATCACTGAACACTCTCATGGTGCAGATAATGTTATGTCTACTGCAAACCTTGCAATGTTGACTGGTAACATTGGTAAGCAAGGTACTGGTGTAAATCCATTAAGAGGACAAAACAATGTACAAGGTGCTTGTGATATGGGGGCATTACCTTCTGATTATGTAGGCTACAGAAAAGTTAAAGATCCAGAAACTACAGCATGGTTCAATGAATACTACAGCGGGGAAGGTTATGAAGTAAACTTGCCATCCACTCCTGGTTTAACATTGGTAGAAATGATGAACGCTGCTCATGCTGGTGATTTAAAAGTGTTATACATCCATGGAGAAGACCCAGTTCTTTCTGATGCAGATATTGCTCATACTAAAGAAGCTCTTGCAAACTTGGAAATGTTAATTGTACAGGAATGTTTCTTAACTGATACTGCACAATGTGCTGATGTTGTACTTCCTGCAGCTGGATGGGGTGAACAGGAAGGAACCTTTACTAGTGGTGAGAGAAGAGTACAATGTTTACACAAAGCTCAGGAACCTCCTGAAGGCGCATGGTTAGATTGGAAAATCATGGAAGAAGTTGCAGTTAGAATGGGTGTACCAAGATCCTTATTCCACTACGAAACTTCTGAAGATATCTTCAACGAAATCAGAGAATGTGCTCCTATCATGGCAGGTATGAACCGTGAAAGATTAGATACTCCTGAAGCACTCCACTGGCCTTGTCCTTCTGAAGATGACCCATGTCAACCATTAATGCACAAAGAAAAATTCGCACACCCTGACGGTTTAGGAATTTTCCAAGCATTAGAACACGTAGGTCCTGTTGAAACCGTAGATGAAGAATATCCATTATTATTGACTACTACAAGAGTATTGTTCCACTACCACGCAGCAATGACCAGAAGATGTGAAACCTTATCTAATGAGGTTAAAACTGGATTCATCGAAATCAACACTAAAGATGCTGAAGCAAGAGGAATTTTAAACAACGAAGTGGTAAGAGCATTCTCCAGAAGAGGGGAAATTGCTATTCCTGCACGTGTAACTGATGATATCAGAGAAGGAATTGTAAATATTCCTATGCACTTTGCAGAATGCGCTGCTAATGTATTAACCAATTCCGATTCTTTCGACCCTAAATCTAAAATGGTTGAATTAAAGGCTTGTGCTATTCAAGTTGAAAAATTCGATGAAAAATTCGAAATTAAAAACGAGCTTTACAAAGAAGGTACAGATACCACTACTAAAGCTGAAAATATATCAACTACCACTGTGCAAGTAGGTAAATAA
- a CDS encoding formate/nitrite transporter family protein — protein MSSSFKSPVDVAKAISATAGSKNSANVVNVILLSFLAGAYIAFGGLLAVVASAGMLKAGAPIGLEKFVFGAVFPVGLIIVVLAGSELFTGNILFMSIGVLDGTASIGGLAKNWVLSWVFNFIGALFVAYVLTVMGGITPTDTAAPAYAISAKAIAVAEAKVTMPFSVVVIKGIGCNWLVCLAVWLANASDDIIGKIVGIWFPIMAFVCIGFEHSVANMFFIPLGMFLGAEGVNWGTILINNLIPVTIGNIIGGAVFVACIYWYTFLKE, from the coding sequence ATGAGTTCATCTTTTAAAAGTCCAGTAGATGTTGCGAAAGCAATTTCCGCAACCGCTGGTTCTAAAAACTCTGCAAATGTGGTTAATGTAATATTGCTCTCATTTTTAGCAGGAGCTTATATTGCATTTGGTGGTTTATTAGCTGTAGTGGCAAGCGCAGGCATGTTAAAAGCAGGCGCACCGATTGGTTTGGAAAAATTCGTATTTGGTGCAGTGTTCCCTGTAGGATTAATTATCGTAGTTCTTGCAGGATCTGAATTATTCACTGGGAACATACTGTTCATGTCTATTGGTGTTTTGGATGGTACTGCATCTATTGGAGGTCTTGCTAAAAACTGGGTACTTAGTTGGGTTTTCAACTTTATTGGTGCATTATTTGTAGCATATGTTTTAACTGTAATGGGAGGAATCACTCCTACTGATACTGCTGCACCAGCATATGCGATTTCTGCAAAAGCGATTGCTGTAGCAGAAGCTAAAGTTACCATGCCATTTTCAGTAGTGGTTATTAAAGGTATTGGTTGTAACTGGCTTGTATGTTTGGCTGTATGGTTAGCTAATGCATCTGACGATATCATTGGTAAAATTGTAGGTATTTGGTTCCCAATCATGGCATTTGTATGTATTGGATTTGAGCACAGTGTTGCAAACATGTTTTTCATACCATTAGGTATGTTTTTAGGTGCTGAAGGTGTAAACTGGGGAACTATCCTTATTAATAACTTAATTCCAGTAACTATCGGTAACATTATCGGTGGTGCAGTATTTGTAGCATGTATTTACTGGTACACTTTCTTAAAAGAATAA
- the fdhD gene encoding formate dehydrogenase accessory sulfurtransferase FdhD has product MKIEEVDAINFKKGVVKNTKEKVVKDETITLTINRNISRSLSAIEDSLKEFAVGYLFNENMVRDLEDIKKIEIDGPQINVEIDDTLLKTNETVLCSDSAGGWRSKIDEVKAVESDFQVDVHELISRIEELKDNAEIWQATGGTHVAGIVYKDQFIVKEDVSRHVAVDKVIGHGILNDFDLKNSYVIYSGRMPADMVIKMTRAGIPILASNAAPANSGYNIAKKGNITLVGFLRDQRCNIYNNQNRILF; this is encoded by the coding sequence ATGAAAATTGAAGAAGTTGATGCAATAAATTTCAAAAAAGGTGTTGTAAAAAACACAAAAGAAAAAGTTGTAAAGGATGAAACAATCACACTAACAATCAACAGAAATATTTCACGCAGCCTCTCTGCAATAGAAGATTCTCTGAAAGAATTTGCAGTTGGATATTTATTTAATGAAAACATGGTTAGGGATCTGGAAGATATTAAAAAAATTGAAATAGACGGACCGCAAATTAATGTTGAAATAGATGACACATTGCTTAAAACAAACGAAACTGTCCTTTGTTCAGACTCGGCAGGAGGATGGAGAAGCAAAATTGATGAAGTAAAAGCAGTTGAATCTGATTTTCAGGTTGATGTTCATGAATTAATATCAAGAATTGAAGAGCTAAAAGATAACGCGGAAATTTGGCAGGCCACAGGGGGAACACATGTAGCGGGAATTGTCTATAAAGATCAATTTATAGTAAAAGAAGATGTGAGCCGCCATGTTGCAGTTGACAAAGTAATAGGTCATGGAATATTAAATGACTTTGATTTGAAAAATTCATATGTAATTTACAGTGGAAGAATGCCTGCAGACATGGTCATTAAAATGACAAGAGCTGGAATTCCAATACTTGCATCGAATGCAGCTCCAGCCAATTCAGGATATAATATTGCAAAAAAAGGAAATATTACTTTAGTCGGCTTTTTAAGAGACCAACGTTGTAATATATACAATAACCAAAATAGGATTTTATTCTAA
- the hxlB gene encoding 6-phospho-3-hexuloisomerase — MEIMKTSIEAILNNIKTAEEFLDDKSIEKFEEIIVNSKNIFVTGAGRSGLAAKAFAMRLMHLGLSAYVVGETISPAIYEDDCIVAISGSGETNTIVSAVKIAKNRGSKVLALTSYPDSTLGQLADTFILVKGRTKKEVDDENYIKRQIHGNYTSLTPLGTAFELTTLVFLDAIVSELMEKMHQTESDLKARHTVLE; from the coding sequence ATGGAAATAATGAAAACCTCTATTGAAGCTATATTGAATAATATAAAAACTGCGGAAGAATTTTTAGATGACAAGTCTATTGAAAAATTTGAAGAAATCATCGTAAACTCAAAAAATATATTTGTCACTGGAGCTGGAAGGTCAGGTCTTGCTGCAAAAGCATTTGCAATGAGATTGATGCACCTTGGGTTAAGTGCATATGTAGTTGGTGAAACTATCTCTCCTGCCATTTATGAAGATGATTGTATTGTTGCTATTTCAGGTTCTGGTGAAACTAATACTATAGTTTCCGCTGTTAAAATTGCTAAAAATAGAGGTTCTAAAGTTTTAGCTTTAACGTCTTATCCTGATTCCACTTTAGGTCAATTAGCAGATACATTTATTCTTGTTAAGGGAAGAACAAAAAAAGAAGTTGATGATGAGAATTATATTAAACGTCAAATTCATGGTAATTATACTTCTTTAACCCCTTTAGGAACTGCATTCGAGCTAACCACTTTAGTATTCTTGGATGCTATCGTCTCCGAGTTGATGGAAAAGATGCATCAAACTGAAAGTGACCTAAAAGCAAGACACACTGTATTAGAATAA
- a CDS encoding LysR family transcriptional regulator, which translates to MKFESKGLISLEINGNVYDYKLYQSLDSLSRTKSQRKSAKELNISHTVFNRRLLKAEDKLGVEITRKVGNGTILTSEGLSLLEEFKKYLIQIEKPSNINIAGGHISTGLLESIETPFDINIYSSSDEDAFELAKRGAVDILTLDDPLIAYERDINFMPIAYDYLVLVANPQSKNIESISDLEGLDFVNVNGSAQRLAWNSLKHYDIKYNIKESVSSQFDAFKMVRNSKNLYTFLNASYFKGNELLKYDTQHVISVVKVSEDKTDVDDFVRFLINDAQKDIAKQGFTPMGVRIG; encoded by the coding sequence ATGAAATTCGAAAGTAAAGGCTTAATTAGTTTAGAGATAAATGGCAATGTTTACGATTATAAATTATACCAAAGCCTAGACTCACTTTCTCGAACTAAATCCCAAAGAAAATCTGCTAAAGAATTAAATATATCCCATACAGTATTTAATAGGAGATTACTCAAAGCTGAAGATAAGTTAGGTGTTGAAATTACCAGAAAGGTTGGAAACGGCACCATATTAACATCGGAAGGGTTGAGTTTACTTGAAGAATTTAAAAAATATCTCATTCAAATTGAAAAGCCATCTAACATTAACATTGCAGGAGGGCACATTAGTACCGGACTTCTAGAAAGTATCGAAACACCTTTTGACATCAATATTTACAGTAGCTCTGATGAAGATGCTTTTGAACTTGCAAAAAGAGGTGCCGTTGATATCCTAACGTTGGATGACCCATTAATCGCCTATGAGCGAGACATCAACTTTATGCCAATAGCTTATGACTATCTTGTTTTGGTTGCAAATCCCCAATCAAAAAATATCGAAAGCATATCTGATTTGGAGGGATTGGATTTTGTCAATGTTAACGGATCTGCTCAAAGACTTGCCTGGAACAGTTTAAAACATTATGATATTAAATATAACATAAAAGAAAGTGTCAGCTCTCAATTTGATGCCTTTAAAATGGTAAGAAATTCCAAAAATTTATATACATTTTTAAATGCAAGTTATTTTAAAGGAAATGAACTTTTAAAGTATGATACCCAACATGTAATCAGCGTTGTTAAGGTCAGCGAAGATAAAACTGATGTTGATGATTTTGTTAGATTTTTAATTAATGATGCCCAAAAAGATATTGCCAAACAAGGTTTCACACCTATGGGAGTTAGGATTGGATGA
- a CDS encoding carbohydrate kinase family protein: MVKNRDLVAVGHSAHDYIIRVPKFPKANFSAPITNMETFNGGAAANVACVGAKLGLKTSLVSAVGGDFKKNEYYEHMQNLGVDTDSLIIVPGEATPTAFVLTDDNDDQISYFYWGAAREFAESKVPAAAIKNAEAVHLATGDPNFNWKCSQEAKDEDLLVSFDPGQDLGMYDTKKLCDVIKNTTILFGNHHEIERILDALEVDLDGLRALGPKIIVKTCGDIGSEIYSNEEKIIIDAVKRDAVDPTGAGDSYRAGFLSRFLNGESLEESAKFASSVSSFIVEHQGCQTNMPTFDEAFERMNEFY, translated from the coding sequence ATGGTTAAAAACAGAGATTTAGTAGCGGTTGGCCACTCTGCTCATGATTATATTATAAGAGTGCCTAAATTTCCAAAAGCTAATTTTTCAGCTCCCATAACCAATATGGAAACTTTTAATGGTGGGGCGGCTGCAAATGTGGCTTGTGTTGGAGCGAAGTTAGGATTGAAAACCTCCCTTGTTTCAGCTGTCGGTGGGGATTTCAAAAAAAACGAATATTATGAACATATGCAAAATTTAGGTGTCGATACTGATTCATTAATTATAGTTCCTGGCGAAGCAACACCTACAGCATTTGTCTTAACTGACGATAATGATGACCAGATCAGTTATTTCTACTGGGGTGCAGCACGTGAATTTGCAGAAAGCAAAGTACCGGCAGCAGCTATTAAAAATGCTGAAGCAGTTCATTTAGCTACCGGTGATCCTAATTTTAATTGGAAATGTTCACAAGAAGCCAAGGATGAAGATTTGCTTGTTTCATTTGATCCCGGTCAGGATCTTGGAATGTATGATACTAAAAAACTATGTGACGTTATTAAAAATACGACAATACTATTTGGAAATCATCATGAAATTGAAAGAATCCTTGATGCACTTGAAGTTGATTTAGACGGCCTTAGAGCTCTTGGACCTAAAATAATCGTTAAAACTTGCGGCGATATCGGTAGTGAAATTTATTCAAACGAGGAAAAAATTATTATCGATGCTGTTAAAAGAGATGCAGTTGACCCAACAGGTGCTGGAGATTCCTACAGAGCCGGATTTTTATCAAGATTCTTAAATGGAGAATCACTTGAAGAATCTGCTAAATTTGCATCATCAGTTTCATCATTTATCGTTGAACATCAAGGTTGTCAAACCAATATGCCTACTTTTGATGAAGCATTTGAAAGAATGAATGAATTTTATTAA
- the thiC gene encoding phosphomethylpyrimidine synthase has translation MTQISDAKKGILTEEMKHVAKIEGVSEDFILKSVAEGTIVIPGNVHRDIEAAGIGAGLRTKVNATVGTSTDIVNFDEEVEKAQIAIDHGADCLMELSIGGDLDVIRRRVLDMFPLPVGSVPVYQAAIETIREEGSVVYMEEDKLFNTIEKQAKDGIDFMAIHSSINIETLTRLKRQGRVTGLVSRGGSFMSGWIVENEKENPLYENFDYVLEIAKEHDVVLSLANGMRAGSIADSTDRAQIQELIILGELIDRSREAGVQCMIEGPGHIPINEIPTNVMIQKKMCSNAPFYMLGPIVCDVAPGYDHIVSAIGAASSAKAGADFICYVTPAEHLALPDPDDVKEGVIATKIGAYAGDLATGRIDGTQDLAMAEARKKLDWEAQYECAMFPEAARAKRDQRPPEEEDTCTMCGNYCAVKIVNEWLDQSDSELIK, from the coding sequence ATGACACAAATCAGTGATGCTAAAAAAGGCATTTTAACAGAGGAAATGAAGCATGTTGCCAAAATTGAAGGTGTAAGTGAAGATTTTATTTTAAAATCCGTGGCAGAAGGCACTATTGTAATACCTGGAAATGTTCACAGAGACATTGAAGCTGCAGGTATTGGAGCAGGACTTAGAACAAAAGTGAATGCGACAGTGGGAACATCAACCGACATTGTTAATTTCGATGAAGAAGTGGAAAAGGCACAAATTGCAATTGACCATGGCGCAGACTGCTTAATGGAGTTAAGTATTGGTGGAGACTTGGATGTAATAAGAAGAAGAGTTTTAGACATGTTCCCACTACCTGTAGGTTCAGTGCCAGTCTACCAAGCAGCGATTGAAACTATAAGGGAAGAAGGTTCCGTAGTCTACATGGAAGAAGATAAATTATTCAACACCATTGAAAAACAAGCAAAAGATGGTATTGACTTTATGGCAATCCACAGCAGCATTAACATTGAAACATTAACCAGACTCAAAAGACAAGGCCGCGTAACTGGACTTGTATCCCGTGGAGGATCATTCATGTCCGGTTGGATTGTGGAAAACGAAAAAGAAAACCCACTATACGAAAACTTCGATTACGTATTAGAAATCGCAAAAGAACACGATGTAGTATTATCTCTTGCAAACGGTATGAGAGCAGGATCTATTGCTGATTCGACCGACAGGGCACAAATACAGGAATTGATTATATTAGGCGAATTAATTGACAGATCCCGTGAAGCAGGAGTACAATGTATGATTGAAGGTCCAGGACACATTCCAATTAATGAAATTCCAACAAATGTAATGATTCAAAAGAAAATGTGTTCAAATGCACCTTTCTACATGCTTGGACCTATCGTATGTGACGTAGCACCAGGTTATGACCACATCGTATCGGCTATTGGAGCTGCATCCTCTGCAAAAGCAGGTGCTGACTTTATCTGCTATGTAACTCCAGCAGAACATTTAGCTCTCCCAGACCCTGATGATGTAAAAGAAGGAGTTATTGCAACTAAAATAGGAGCATATGCAGGAGATTTGGCAACTGGTAGAATCGACGGCACACAAGACCTCGCGATGGCAGAAGCTCGTAAAAAACTTGATTGGGAAGCACAATATGAATGTGCAATGTTTCCTGAAGCTGCACGTGCAAAAAGAGACCAAAGACCACCTGAAGAAGAAGACACCTGTACCATGTGTGGCAACTACTGTGCAGTAAAAATCGTGAACGAATGGTTAGACCAATCTGATTCTGAATTAATTAAATAG